A window of Juglans regia cultivar Chandler chromosome 7, Walnut 2.0, whole genome shotgun sequence contains these coding sequences:
- the LOC118349000 gene encoding mitochondrial import inner membrane translocase subunit TIM14-1-like — protein MATPFLAGLAVAAAALAGRYGIQAWQTFKERPPKPRMRKFYEGGGFQLTMTKREAALILGIRENATPDKVKEVHRRVMVANHPDAGGSHYLASKINEAKDVMLGKTE, from the exons ATG GCTACACCGTTTCTAGCTGGGCTTGCAGTAGCTGCTGCTGCTCTTGCTGGTAGATATGGAATCCAGGCTTGGCAAACATTTAAGGAACGCCCACCAAAACCCAGAATGCGCAAATTCTATGAAGGTGGTGGTTTCCAGCTAACAATGACGAAAAGGGAAGCAGCTCTTATTCTTGGTATTAG AGAGAATGCAACCCCAGACAAGGTCAAAGAAGTACATAGAAGAGTCATGGTCGCCAACCATCCTGATGCAGGTGGTAGCCATTACCTAGCTTCCAAAATTAATGAAGCTAAAGATGTGATGCTTGGAAAGACAGAGTAG
- the LOC109015913 gene encoding mitochondrial substrate carrier family protein C-like → MVAANDPMESFFNSVQVVKEALSPLELGIRKAAKDLEHCWGGGLKNKGNSVELANQVSVDDRNCKVQISGVKKKNGQCVVGDEKKKGLSIKVPIKAFLGIFSPNLGNGHLVEVPDRGLKGRDLGKEDAGSCMNCLQFAVTWSLLLNSFVQAFPSPFKTGKKRFKKPGDDENLCTCIKPKVSCELKQRHSKGPRFGTFQNQEKHVSPECFIGFIFDQLIQNLQKFDQGAQEYDHKSYDTSLSSSSSHPDHFRALTSILEGRKADVNSFLGNLRFARVGGVPSSVVGVTSSVNEEGDDSVAAGNGEEAGGTIPQKMASGILSIPLSNVERLRSTLSTVSLTELIELVPQLGRTTKDYPDKKKLFSVQDFFRYTEAEGRRFFEELDRDGDGQVTLEDLEVAFRKRKLPRGYAHEFMRRTRSHLFSKSVGWKQFLSLMEQKEPTILRAYTSLCLSNSGTLQKSEILASLKNAGLPANEDNAVAMMRFLKADTEGPISYGHFRNFMLLLPSDRLQDDPRSIWFEAATVVAVAPPVEIPAGSVLRSALAGGLSCALSCALMHPVDTIKTQVQASTLTFPEIISKLPQIGARGLYRGSIPAILGQFSSHGLRTGIFEASKLVLINIAPTVPDIQVQSLSSFCSTFLGTAVRIPCEVLKQRLQAGIFDNVGEALVGTWQQDGLKGFFRGTGATLCREVPFYVAGMGLYAESKKVVQQLLGRDLEPWETIAVGALSGGLAAVVTTPFDVMKTRMMTAPQGRSISMSMVAFSILRHEGPLGLFKGAVPRFFWIAPLGAMNFAGYELARKAMDKNEELAGEQLYQKKVASSE, encoded by the exons ATGGTGGCCGCCAATGACCCAATGGAATCCtttttcaattcagttcaagttGTGAAAGAAGCGCTTTCACCCCTTGAATTGGGCATCCGGAAAGCGGCGAAAGATCTAGAACATTGCTGGGGTGGAGGCCTTAAGAACAAGGGAAACAGTGTTGAGTTGGCTAACCAAGTAAGTGTTGATGATAGGAATTGCAAGGTTCAGATCTCTGGTGTGAAAAAGAAGAATGGCCAATGTGTTGTTGGTGATGAGAAAAAGAAGGGCTTGTCGATTAAGGTTCCGATTAAGGCCTTCTTGGGAATATTTTCGCCAAATTTGGGAAACGGGCATCTGGTCGAGGTTCCCGATAGAGGGTTGAAAGGGAGGGATTTGGGTAAGGAGGATGCTGGTTCTTGTATGAATTGCTTGCAGTTTGCAGTCACCTGGTCTTTGTTGCTGAATAGTTTCGTACAGGCGTTTCCCAGCCCATTCAAAACGGGTAAGAAGCGGTTTAAAAAACCCGGGGATGATGAAAACTTGTGTACGTGTATAAAACCTAAGGTTTCATGTGAACTGAAACAAAGGCACTCTAAGGGACCACGCTTTGGAACATTTCAGAATCAAGAAAAACATGTATCGCCTGAGTgctttattggttttattttcgATCAGTTAATCCAGAACCTTCAGAAGTTTGATCAGGGTGCGCAAGAATATGATCATAAGAGTTATGATACTTCCCtgtcttcctcttcctcccaTCCTGATCATTTCAGGGCACTCACTAGTATCTTGGAGGGCCGAAAAGCAGATGTAAATAGCTTTTTAGGAAACTTGAGGTTTGCTAGAGTGGGAGGTGTGCCGTCGAGTGTAGTCGGGGTGACTTCTTCGGTAAATGAAGAGGGTGATGATAGTGTTGCGGCAGGGAACGGTGAAGAAGCCGGAGGCACCATACCGCAGAAGATGGCCAGTGGTATACTTAGCATTCCTCTATCAAATGTCGAGCGCTTGAGATCCACGTTGTCCACTGTTTCATTGACAGAACTAATTGAGCTTGTACCTCAGTTGGGGCGTACTACTAAAGATTATCCTGATAAGAAGAAACTTTTCTCTGTCCAGGATTTCTTTAGATACACAGAAGCAGAAG GAAGGAGGTTTTTTGAGGAGTTGGATAGGGATGGCGATGGCCAAGTAACTTTGGAAGACCTTGAAGTAGCATTTCGAAAGAGAAAATTGCCCCGAGGATATGCTCATGAGTTTATGCGCCGCACTAGAAGTcacttattttcaaagtcagtTGGTTGGAAACAGTTTTTGTCCTTGATGGAACAGAAGGAACCAACCATTCTTCGTGCATACACTTCTCTCTGTCTGAGCAATTCTGGGACACTGCAAAAGAGTGAAATTTTGGCATCGCTGAAAAATGCAGGGCTTCCGGCAAATGAAGACAATGCTGTTGCTATGATGCGATTTCTGAAAGCAGACACAGAAGGACCTATTTCTTATGGCCATTTTCGAAACTTtatgcttcttcttccttctgaTCGGCTTCAAGATGATCCTCG GAGTATCTGGTTTGAAGCTGCAACTGTTGTTGCTGTCGCACCCCCTGTAGAAATACCAGCTGGAAGTGTTTTAAGATCTGCATTGGCAGGAGGCCTTTCTTGCGCACTTTCTTGTGCTTTAATGCATCCTGTCGATACAATAAAG ACTCAGGTACAAGCATCAACGCTGACATTTCCTGAAATCATTTCAAAGCTTCCACAGATTGGAGCTCGGGGGTTATATAGGGGTTCAATCCCTGCAATCCTTGGACAATTTTCAAG TCACGGTCTGCGAACTGGAATATTTGAAGCAAGTAAacttgttttaataaatattgctCCAACAGTCCCAGACATTCAG GTCCAATCTCTATCATCATTCTGTAGCACATTTTTGGGAACAGCAGTGAGGATCCCCTGCGAGGTATTAAAACAGCGGTTGCAGGCTGGCATTTTTGATAATGTGGGAGAGGCTCTTGTTGGGACTTGGCAACAAGATGGTCTTAAAGGTTTCTTTCGTGGGACTGGCGCCACTCTTTGTCGGGAGGTTCCATTCTATGTTGCTGGCATGGGGCTTTATGCTGAATCCAAAAAG GTTGTGCAACAACTCCTGGGGCGGGATCTGGAACCCTGGGAAACAATTGCTGTTGGAGCTTTATCTGGTGGGCTAGCCGCTGTTGTCACTACACCCTTTGATGTGATGAAGACTAGAATGATGACTGCTCCACAAGGTCGATCTATATCAATGTCAATGGTAGCCTTCTCTATCCTCCGCCATGAGGGACCCCTGGGCTTATTTAAGGGAGCAGTACCCAGGTTCTTCTGGATTGCTCCTCTGGGGGCCATGAACTTTGCAGGTTACGAGCTTGCTAGGAAGGCTATGGACAAAAATGAGGAGCTAGCAGGCGAGCAGCTGTATCAGAAGAAGGTGGCGAGTTCTGAATAA
- the LOC109020688 gene encoding ATP synthase subunit d, mitochondrial codes for MSGAGKKVADVALKASRAIDWDGMAKLLVTDEARKEFATLRRAFDEVNSTLQTKFSQEPEPIDWEYYRKGIGSRLVDMYKEAYDSIQIPKYVDTVTPQYKPKFDALLVELKEAEEKSLKESERLEKEVVEVQEMKKKISTMTANEYFEKHPELKKKFDDEIRNDYWGY; via the exons ATGAGCGGAGCGGGTAAGAAAGTCGCCGATGTGGCACTGAAGGCGTCAAGGGCCATAGACTGGGACGGGATGGCGAAGCTTCTGGTCACCGATGAGGCTCGCAAAGAATTCGCCACTCTCCGCCGCGCATTTGACGAGGTCAACTCCACCCTCCAGACCAAATTCAGTCAG GAACCTGAACCCATAGATTGGGAGTACTATAGAAAAGGAATTGGGTCTCGCTTGGTGGATATGTACAAAGAGGCTTACGACA GCATACAGATCCCCAAGTATGTAGACACAGTAACTCCTCAGTACAAGCCTAAATTCGATGCACTG TTGGTGGAATTGAAAGAAGCAGAAGAGAAATCCTTGAAGGAGTCTGAGCGTTTGGAAAAGGAAGTTGTTGAAGTACAAGAGATGAAG AAAAAGATTAGCACCATGACTGCAAACGAATACTTTGAGAAGCATCCCGAGCTGAAGAAAAAGTTCGATGATGAAATCCGTAATGATTACTGGGGTTATTGA